A window from Peromyscus eremicus chromosome 5, PerEre_H2_v1, whole genome shotgun sequence encodes these proteins:
- the Mphosph6 gene encoding M-phase phosphoprotein 6: MASERKTKLSKNLLRMKFMQRGLDSETKKQLEEEEKKMISDEHWYLDLPEFKEKESFIIEEQSFSLCEDLLYGRMSFRGFNPEVEKLMLQMNSKNKAAAEEEETVEVDVSDEEMARRYETLVGTIGKKFAKKRDRANYEEDENGNIKPIKTKKMFLKPQD; encoded by the exons ATGGCGTCTGAGCGCAAGACTAAGTTATCCAAGAATCTGCTGCGCATGAAG tTCATGCAAAGGGGCCTGGACTCGGAAACCAAGAAAcaactggaggaggaggaaaagaagatgaTCAGCGATGAGCACTGGTACCTGGATCTGCCAGAGTTCAAGGAGAAAGA GAGTTTCATCATTGAAGAGCAGAGCTTCTCACTATGTGAAGATCTTCTCTATGGAAGGATGTCGTTCAGAGGATTTAATCCTGAAGTTGAG aagttAATGCTTCAGATGAATTCTAAGAACAAAGCCgcggcagaagaggaggagacggTGGAGGTGGATGTGTCGGATGAAGAGATGGCGAGGAG ATATGAGACTTTGGTGGGAACAATTGGAAAAAAGTTTGCCAAGAAGAGGGACCGAGCCAATTACGAAgaagatgaaaatggaaatataaaaCCCATTAAAACAAAGAAGATGTTCTTAAAGCCCCAAGATTAA